In Columba livia isolate bColLiv1 breed racing homer chromosome 20, bColLiv1.pat.W.v2, whole genome shotgun sequence, a genomic segment contains:
- the PHF12 gene encoding PHD finger protein 12 isoform X3 yields the protein MGRKRPGRSCQTPHSYLGNPPLSEEMLPPGEWMCHRCTVRRKKREQKKELGQVNGLVDKSGKRTTSPTSDADLLDRSSSSIRANAHARILERRASRPGTPTSNASTETPNSEQNDVDEDIIDVDDDSAIAEMDCGQPQLKRPFELLIAAAMERNPTQFQLPNELTCTTALPGTSKRRRKEETTGKNVKKAQHELDHNGLVPLPVKVCFTCNRSCRVAPLIQCDYCPLLFHMDCLEPPLTAMPLGRWMCPNHIEHVVLNQKNLTLSNRCRVFDRFQDTISQHVVKVDFLNRIHKKHPPNRRVLQSVKRKGLKVPDAIKSQYRLPPLLLAPAAIRDGELICNGIPEEPLQKHLLNTEHLASQTEQQEWLCSVVALQCSILKHLSAKQMTSLWDSEQTEKADIKPVIVADGSLANPYQAADKAPTPSLYSMSSCTSGITTQNSLSSSQSQQTLSQEDVNCSSCIDKSKKVSSCGTSNGPTASDIKVNGPHFYGVSSEPSAQLTDSQRLIGSGNTVPVLSHRQTWPRPLTPPATCGLLNHTIGTIVKTENVAGPVSCAQRGSAPVTSMSTSISSSCASLETTSTLQRKNAQTQIGPPLSVELRSMGSPLTATRAVTPPQATADGISAIGSTNRFCSPAPPSDGKVSPNTLSIGSALPSSLTSNSAATLDLSSSLKAFMDGEIEINMLDEQLIKFLALQRIHQLFPSKAQSLASSGGSHQQSPVGNHIEAQRKEVQARAVFYPLMGLGGAVNMCYRTLYIGTGADMDVCLTSYGHCNYVSGKHACIFYDENTKHYELLNYSEHGTTVDNVLYSCDFSEKMTPTPPSSIVAKVQSVIKRHKSRKQEEEPHEEAAVMNSQAQGQHQKPCNCKASSSSLIGGSGAGWEGTALLHHGSYIKLGCLQFVFSITEFATKQPKGDTALVQDMDLEEKLSLKPHQVPVLRSNSVP from the exons GGAAAAGGACCACCTCCCCCACCAGTGACGCAGACCTGTTGGACAGGTctagcagcagcatcagggctaATGCGCATGCCAGGATCTTGGAAAGGAGAGCGAGCCGGCCTGGCACTCCCACATCCAATGCCAGCACCGAGACCCCCAACTCAGAGCAGAATGATGTCGATGAGGACATAATTGACGTGGATGATGACTCTGCCATTGCAGAAATGGACTGTGGGCAGCCCCAGCTGAAGCGACCCTTTGAGCTTCTTATTGCTGCTGCCATGGAAAGGAACCCAACGCAGTTCCAGTTGCCGAATGAACTGACCTGCACCACAGCACTTCCAG GTACTAgtaagaggaggagaaaggaagaaaccaCAGGAAAGAATGTCAAGAAAGCACAACACGAGTTAGACCACAATGGTTTGGTTCCCTTGCCCGTGAAAGTCTGTTTCACATGCAACAG gagctgcagagtgGCACCTCTAATTCAGTGTGATTATTGCCCGCTCCTGTTCCACATGGATTGTCTGGAGCCACCGCTTACTGCCATGCCTCTGGGTAGATGGATGTGCCCAAATCACATAGAACACGTGGTG CTGAACCAGAAGAACTTGACCTTGAGTAATCGGTGCCGAGTATTTGACCGGTTCCAGGACACCATATCTCAGCACGTTGTCAAAGTGGATTTCTTAAACCGAATCCATAAGAAACATCCTCCGAATCGCAGAGTTCTTCAATCAGTAAAGAGAAAAGGTTTGAAG GTTCCTGATGCTATAAAGTCCCAATATCGGCTTCCACCCCTGTTACTTGCGCCTGCAGCAATTAGAGATGGCGAGCTGATCTGTAACGGGATCCCCGAGGAACCCTTGCAGAAGCACCTTCTGAACACTGAGCACTTAGCCAGCCAGACAGAACAACAGGAG tgGCTCTGTAGTGTTGTTGCGCTCCAGTGCAGCATATTGAAACATTTATCTGCTAAGCAGATGACTTCGCTTTGGGACTCTGAACAAACAGAGAAGGCTGATATTAAGCCTGTTATTGTGGCAGACGGCTCACTCGCCAACCCTTACCAGGCAGCTGACAAGGCACCCACACCTTCCCTCTATTCCATGTCATCCTGCACCTCAGGGATCACCACCCAGAATTCCTTGAGCTCCTCGCAATCCCAGCAGACTTTGTCACAGGAAGATGTCAACTGCAGCTCGTGTATAGATAAGTCCAAGAAGGTGTCTTCTTGCGGGACTTCGAATGGGCCGACAGCCTCTGACATTAAAGTGAACGGTCCTCATTTCTATGGCGTTTCGTCCGAACCTTCAGCACAGTTGACTGACTCCCAGAGACTGATCGGATCTGGTAACACAGTACCTGTTTTGTCCCATCGTCAAACGTGGCCTCGGCCCCTCACGCCCCCAGCCACTTGCGGACTTCTGAATCACACCATCGGAACCATCGTCAAAACGGAGAACGTAGCAGGGCCTGTTTCTTGTGCACAAAGGGGTTCTGCGCCGGTCACGAGTATGTCGACGTCCATATCGAGCTCCTGTGCCAGCCTGGAGACCACCAGCACTTTGCAAAGGAAGAACGCGCAGACGCAGATCGGGCCGCCGCTGTCGGTGGAGCTGCGCTCCATGGGCTCCCCTCTGACGGCCACCAGAGCTGTCACCCCTCCGCAGGCCACAGCCGACGGCATCTCTGCCATCGGGTCCACAAACAGATTCTGTTCACCAGCACCACCTTCAG ATGGTAAGGTCAGCCCCAACACCTTGTCCATAGGAAGTGCTTTACCCTCATCGCTCACTTCAAACTCTGCAGCTACGTTGGACCTCAGCAGTTCCCTGAAAGCGTTTATGGATGGCG AGATTGAGATAAACATGCTGGATGAGCAGCTGATCAAGTTTCTGGCCTTGCAGAGAATACATCAGCTCTTTCCTTCCAAAGCTCAGTCTCTAGCGAGCAGCGGTGGTTCCCATCAGCAGTCTCCTGTGGGAAACCACATCGAAG CGCAAAGAAAGGAAGTGCAAGCCCGGGCGGTGTTCTATCCTCTGATGGGCTTAGGGGGTGCAGTCAATATGTGCTATCGAACCCTCTACATTGGGACAG GAGCTGATATGGATGTGTGCCTTACAAGCTACGGTCACTGTAACTATGTGTCTGGCAAACACGCCTGCATATTCTACGATGAG aatacGAAACATTACGAGCTGTTGAACTACAGTGAGCATGGGACGACGGTGGACAACGTTCTGTATTCGTGTGACTTCTCGGAGAAGATGACGCCCACTCCTCCCAGCAGTATTGTTGCCAAAGTGCAGAGCGTGATAA AACgacataaaagcagaaaacaggaagaGGAGCCGCACGAAGAAGCCGCTGTGATGAACTCGCAGGCGCAAGGGCAGCATCAGAAACCCTGTAACTGCAaagccagcagctccagcctaatcgggggcagcggggccggctgggaggggacagccCTGCTCCACCACGGCAGTTACATCAAGCTGGGCTGCCTGCAGTTTGTTTTTAGCATCACTGAATTTGCGACCAAACAGCCCAAGGGGGACACTGCCTTAGTACAAGACATGGACTTGGAGGAGAAGCTTTCTCTGAAACCCCACCAGGTGCCCGTGCTGCGGTCCAACTCCGTTCCTTAG
- the PHF12 gene encoding PHD finger protein 12 isoform X4, with protein MLPPGEWMCHRCTVRRKKREQKKELGQVNGLVDKSGKRTTSPTSDADLLDRSSSSIRANAHARILERRASRPGTPTSNASTETPNSEQNDVDEDIIDVDDDSAIAEMDCGQPQLKRPFELLIAAAMERNPTQFQLPNELTCTTALPGTSKRRRKEETTGKNVKKAQHELDHNGLVPLPVKVCFTCNRSCRVAPLIQCDYCPLLFHMDCLEPPLTAMPLGRWMCPNHIEHVVLNQKNLTLSNRCRVFDRFQDTISQHVVKVDFLNRIHKKHPPNRRVLQSVKRKGLKVPDAIKSQYRLPPLLLAPAAIRDGELICNGIPEEPLQKHLLNTEHLASQTEQQEWLCSVVALQCSILKHLSAKQMTSLWDSEQTEKADIKPVIVADGSLANPYQAADKAPTPSLYSMSSCTSGITTQNSLSSSQSQQTLSQEDVNCSSCIDKSKKVSSCGTSNGPTASDIKVNGPHFYGVSSEPSAQLTDSQRLIGSGNTVPVLSHRQTWPRPLTPPATCGLLNHTIGTIVKTENVAGPVSCAQRGSAPVTSMSTSISSSCASLETTSTLQRKNAQTQIGPPLSVELRSMGSPLTATRAVTPPQATADGISAIGSTNRFCSPAPPSDGKVSPNTLSIGSALPSSLTSNSAATLDLSSSLKAFMDGEIEINMLDEQLIKFLALQRIHQLFPSKAQSLASSGGSHQQSPVGNHIEAQRKEVQARAVFYPLMGLGGAVNMCYRTLYIGTGADMDVCLTSYGHCNYVSGKHACIFYDENTKHYELLNYSEHGTTVDNVLYSCDFSEKMTPTPPSSIVAKVQSVIKRHKSRKQEEEPHEEAAVMNSQAQGQHQKPCNCKASSSSLIGGSGAGWEGTALLHHGSYIKLGCLQFVFSITEFATKQPKGDTALVQDMDLEEKLSLKPHQVPVLRSNSVP; from the exons GGAAAAGGACCACCTCCCCCACCAGTGACGCAGACCTGTTGGACAGGTctagcagcagcatcagggctaATGCGCATGCCAGGATCTTGGAAAGGAGAGCGAGCCGGCCTGGCACTCCCACATCCAATGCCAGCACCGAGACCCCCAACTCAGAGCAGAATGATGTCGATGAGGACATAATTGACGTGGATGATGACTCTGCCATTGCAGAAATGGACTGTGGGCAGCCCCAGCTGAAGCGACCCTTTGAGCTTCTTATTGCTGCTGCCATGGAAAGGAACCCAACGCAGTTCCAGTTGCCGAATGAACTGACCTGCACCACAGCACTTCCAG GTACTAgtaagaggaggagaaaggaagaaaccaCAGGAAAGAATGTCAAGAAAGCACAACACGAGTTAGACCACAATGGTTTGGTTCCCTTGCCCGTGAAAGTCTGTTTCACATGCAACAG gagctgcagagtgGCACCTCTAATTCAGTGTGATTATTGCCCGCTCCTGTTCCACATGGATTGTCTGGAGCCACCGCTTACTGCCATGCCTCTGGGTAGATGGATGTGCCCAAATCACATAGAACACGTGGTG CTGAACCAGAAGAACTTGACCTTGAGTAATCGGTGCCGAGTATTTGACCGGTTCCAGGACACCATATCTCAGCACGTTGTCAAAGTGGATTTCTTAAACCGAATCCATAAGAAACATCCTCCGAATCGCAGAGTTCTTCAATCAGTAAAGAGAAAAGGTTTGAAG GTTCCTGATGCTATAAAGTCCCAATATCGGCTTCCACCCCTGTTACTTGCGCCTGCAGCAATTAGAGATGGCGAGCTGATCTGTAACGGGATCCCCGAGGAACCCTTGCAGAAGCACCTTCTGAACACTGAGCACTTAGCCAGCCAGACAGAACAACAGGAG tgGCTCTGTAGTGTTGTTGCGCTCCAGTGCAGCATATTGAAACATTTATCTGCTAAGCAGATGACTTCGCTTTGGGACTCTGAACAAACAGAGAAGGCTGATATTAAGCCTGTTATTGTGGCAGACGGCTCACTCGCCAACCCTTACCAGGCAGCTGACAAGGCACCCACACCTTCCCTCTATTCCATGTCATCCTGCACCTCAGGGATCACCACCCAGAATTCCTTGAGCTCCTCGCAATCCCAGCAGACTTTGTCACAGGAAGATGTCAACTGCAGCTCGTGTATAGATAAGTCCAAGAAGGTGTCTTCTTGCGGGACTTCGAATGGGCCGACAGCCTCTGACATTAAAGTGAACGGTCCTCATTTCTATGGCGTTTCGTCCGAACCTTCAGCACAGTTGACTGACTCCCAGAGACTGATCGGATCTGGTAACACAGTACCTGTTTTGTCCCATCGTCAAACGTGGCCTCGGCCCCTCACGCCCCCAGCCACTTGCGGACTTCTGAATCACACCATCGGAACCATCGTCAAAACGGAGAACGTAGCAGGGCCTGTTTCTTGTGCACAAAGGGGTTCTGCGCCGGTCACGAGTATGTCGACGTCCATATCGAGCTCCTGTGCCAGCCTGGAGACCACCAGCACTTTGCAAAGGAAGAACGCGCAGACGCAGATCGGGCCGCCGCTGTCGGTGGAGCTGCGCTCCATGGGCTCCCCTCTGACGGCCACCAGAGCTGTCACCCCTCCGCAGGCCACAGCCGACGGCATCTCTGCCATCGGGTCCACAAACAGATTCTGTTCACCAGCACCACCTTCAG ATGGTAAGGTCAGCCCCAACACCTTGTCCATAGGAAGTGCTTTACCCTCATCGCTCACTTCAAACTCTGCAGCTACGTTGGACCTCAGCAGTTCCCTGAAAGCGTTTATGGATGGCG AGATTGAGATAAACATGCTGGATGAGCAGCTGATCAAGTTTCTGGCCTTGCAGAGAATACATCAGCTCTTTCCTTCCAAAGCTCAGTCTCTAGCGAGCAGCGGTGGTTCCCATCAGCAGTCTCCTGTGGGAAACCACATCGAAG CGCAAAGAAAGGAAGTGCAAGCCCGGGCGGTGTTCTATCCTCTGATGGGCTTAGGGGGTGCAGTCAATATGTGCTATCGAACCCTCTACATTGGGACAG GAGCTGATATGGATGTGTGCCTTACAAGCTACGGTCACTGTAACTATGTGTCTGGCAAACACGCCTGCATATTCTACGATGAG aatacGAAACATTACGAGCTGTTGAACTACAGTGAGCATGGGACGACGGTGGACAACGTTCTGTATTCGTGTGACTTCTCGGAGAAGATGACGCCCACTCCTCCCAGCAGTATTGTTGCCAAAGTGCAGAGCGTGATAA AACgacataaaagcagaaaacaggaagaGGAGCCGCACGAAGAAGCCGCTGTGATGAACTCGCAGGCGCAAGGGCAGCATCAGAAACCCTGTAACTGCAaagccagcagctccagcctaatcgggggcagcggggccggctgggaggggacagccCTGCTCCACCACGGCAGTTACATCAAGCTGGGCTGCCTGCAGTTTGTTTTTAGCATCACTGAATTTGCGACCAAACAGCCCAAGGGGGACACTGCCTTAGTACAAGACATGGACTTGGAGGAGAAGCTTTCTCTGAAACCCCACCAGGTGCCCGTGCTGCGGTCCAACTCCGTTCCTTAG